One Acidobacteriota bacterium genomic window carries:
- a CDS encoding gamma-glutamyltransferase produces MRCSRTSMPRRITRGKMPRSMNASLRMAILGIALQGCTAAPDLPPITSIDTTESYSTHGVVATGFPEATEAGVLVLEDGGNAIDAAVAAAFVSFSSAPGSCGLFGSTYVLIHLADGHDIAIDGSARVPLEFSTDELAELRAEDRLYGVKVAAAPGSLAALDHALARYGTRPLAEIIEPAIGLAERGLLVTSSKRAAINKYADTIREGENLRQLLLIDGDEVPEVGTVIRQTDLAQTMRRIATYGAEDFYRGGIAQVIDADMKRRGGYISRGDLGIYRAKEHRPLHGTYRGTEIISYPWPGAGGAVIEALNILEHYPSEWLRQSQTNQLQAYVEAFHISSRDHERFTNPSSISGRPPDTIYTSKVFAAERAELVEFENALSDEILGNETGFYTPPGGTTQISVADRFGNVVSLTQTMGRFFGARAMAPGVGIVYNSFL; encoded by the coding sequence ATGCGCTGCAGCCGGACCTCGATGCCGAGGCGTATCACCCGCGGCAAGATGCCTCGCTCGATGAATGCCAGCCTGCGCATGGCGATCCTCGGTATCGCCCTTCAGGGATGTACCGCCGCGCCGGACCTGCCGCCGATCACCTCGATCGACACGACCGAGAGCTACTCCACGCACGGGGTTGTCGCGACCGGATTCCCCGAGGCCACCGAAGCCGGAGTGCTGGTGCTCGAAGACGGCGGCAACGCGATCGATGCCGCGGTCGCGGCTGCGTTCGTCAGCTTCTCCTCGGCTCCGGGATCCTGCGGTCTCTTCGGCTCCACCTACGTGTTGATCCACCTGGCGGACGGGCACGACATCGCGATCGATGGCTCGGCGCGGGTTCCGCTGGAATTTTCAACGGACGAGCTCGCCGAGCTTCGGGCAGAGGACCGCCTCTACGGCGTCAAGGTGGCAGCCGCCCCTGGGTCGTTGGCGGCGCTCGATCACGCGTTGGCGAGATACGGCACGAGGCCGCTGGCCGAGATCATCGAGCCGGCCATCGGTCTCGCCGAGCGAGGCCTCCTGGTCACCAGCTCCAAGCGCGCGGCAATCAACAAGTACGCGGACACGATTCGCGAGGGTGAGAACCTGCGGCAGCTCCTGCTCATCGACGGCGACGAGGTGCCCGAGGTCGGGACCGTCATCAGGCAGACCGATCTGGCGCAGACGATGCGTCGCATCGCGACATACGGCGCCGAGGATTTCTACCGCGGAGGCATCGCGCAGGTCATCGACGCCGATATGAAGAGACGCGGCGGCTATATATCGCGAGGCGATCTCGGCATCTACCGCGCCAAGGAGCACCGGCCCCTGCACGGGACCTATCGCGGCACGGAGATCATTTCCTACCCGTGGCCGGGCGCCGGCGGCGCGGTCATCGAAGCCCTCAACATCCTCGAGCACTACCCGTCAGAGTGGCTTCGCCAATCGCAGACGAATCAGCTGCAGGCATACGTGGAGGCATTCCACATCTCCTCCAGGGATCACGAGCGCTTCACGAATCCTTCGAGCATCTCCGGCCGGCCGCCGGACACCATCTACACCAGCAAGGTGTTCGCCGCCGAGCGGGCGGAGCTGGTCGAGTTCGAAAATGCACTCTCCGATGAGATTCTGGGAAACGAAACCGGCTTCTATACGCCGCCGGGAGGGACCACCCAGATTTCGGTAGCCGACCGTTTCGGCAACGTCGTGTCGCTGACCCAGACGATGGGACGCTTCTTCGGCGCCAGGGCGATGGCGCCCGGTGTCGGCATCGTCTACAACAGCTTCCTC
- a CDS encoding TonB-dependent receptor: protein MQRDDWRLEQMRSMSAVKDRCLSAGSRYARTLVTSQVIFTLIVLLAGTQLVVAQQETTGSLAGRVVDDNSNTLSGAMITATSSQGSRVVRTDVNGRFLIPHLTPDTYRLTVESEGHQTVEQSGVIVSLGHRTELHFTLPTGTFEESIEVVATSPVIDLAAVSTGLGIDSQMLDQIPVGRRLSDTFYLAPGVSGSGGAGQANPSISGASGLENQYVVDGVNIADPRFGGLGTYSSSYGSIGTGVTYEFIDTVEVRTGGTEAEFAQATGGAVNVITRSGSNEFHGAGFAYASPGGLEGSRPTIMLAAGNANITEEASSDFGLSLGGPIVSDKAFFFAAVDFQKQITTMVAPDGYPLADLGEVDREREYTSYAAKVTFNAATGHRFDLSLFGDPGEGLTGPQSGSALLYPNQAAFSALNFGGHYQSLRYHGILTDAWLLEASIARAAHDYSEVPSVDEWQLVDYTQGAPQYSGGKGRYDGEHDGVNLQYNLKSSNILGRHDIRYGLTYEDVGWNSVFASTGPRVTLRDGRQTGSGVGISALPDPELGVVYRFARSGLTRVRSSDQRYGAAFLQDKFFVSDRLTISAGLRYERQELIGAANNVTFDNNWAPRLAVTWDPSGSGHMKLFASYGRFFARIPNDLALLTFGGGGRVIWADYYDAELTQPIPDGVEALGTRVHLLVSSGSPATVDPDAKSTYIQEGIVGFEFEALPQLTLGIQYLYRDMPRVLEDVANAAAVLYMTGESGDVVRYIGNPRTGSPSTVLDVGAFEDPIHEYQSLELTAHKRFSNRWSFVGSYRYSKLEGTYEGFYRNDNNQPNPAISSMFDYPTNDPSYTEIGVPVYGFRGDIRYLGKLGAGPLPNDRPHQLKLWGSYNVTDSLNLGAGFQASSGRPLTPFAADPVLGRAGDIPEAPRGTGIETEDGFRTRTTSSYSLDLHADYGFTLGRGQLVLVADIFNLFNSQDVVDYDQNTEIQPQVDNPDYGRRTLYQSPRSVRLGIRFDF from the coding sequence ATGCAACGTGACGACTGGAGGTTGGAGCAGATGCGTTCGATGTCGGCTGTGAAGGATCGGTGTTTGTCTGCTGGCTCGAGATATGCGCGGACGTTGGTAACGTCCCAAGTGATATTCACCCTGATTGTGCTGCTCGCTGGTACTCAGCTGGTGGTCGCGCAACAGGAGACAACGGGGTCCCTCGCGGGCCGGGTTGTGGACGACAATTCGAACACCCTTTCCGGCGCGATGATCACCGCCACCTCGAGCCAGGGCTCGAGGGTCGTCCGCACCGACGTGAACGGTCGCTTTCTGATCCCTCACCTCACTCCCGACACCTATCGTCTGACGGTGGAGTCGGAAGGTCACCAGACGGTCGAGCAGAGCGGCGTGATCGTCTCTCTCGGGCACCGGACCGAGCTCCACTTCACCCTTCCCACCGGAACCTTCGAGGAGAGCATCGAGGTCGTCGCCACCTCGCCGGTGATCGATCTGGCAGCCGTCTCCACCGGGCTCGGGATCGACAGCCAGATGCTGGATCAGATCCCCGTCGGACGCCGGCTGAGCGACACGTTCTATCTGGCGCCGGGAGTGTCGGGCAGCGGCGGCGCCGGCCAAGCCAACCCTTCGATCTCCGGCGCGAGCGGACTCGAGAACCAGTATGTGGTCGACGGCGTCAACATCGCCGACCCTCGATTCGGCGGCCTCGGCACTTACTCTTCGAGCTACGGATCGATCGGCACCGGGGTGACCTACGAGTTCATCGACACCGTCGAGGTGCGAACCGGGGGCACCGAGGCCGAGTTCGCTCAGGCGACCGGAGGGGCGGTCAACGTCATCACCAGGAGTGGCTCGAACGAGTTCCACGGCGCCGGCTTCGCCTATGCGAGCCCGGGTGGGCTCGAGGGCAGCCGACCGACGATCATGCTCGCGGCCGGCAACGCCAACATCACCGAGGAGGCTTCCAGCGACTTCGGCCTCAGCCTCGGCGGGCCAATCGTGAGCGACAAGGCGTTTTTCTTTGCCGCGGTGGATTTCCAGAAGCAGATCACCACGATGGTCGCACCGGACGGGTATCCGCTGGCCGATCTCGGCGAGGTCGACAGGGAGCGCGAGTACACATCGTATGCCGCCAAGGTCACCTTCAACGCGGCAACTGGCCATCGATTCGACCTTTCCCTGTTCGGTGATCCGGGAGAGGGATTGACGGGCCCGCAGTCCGGAAGTGCGCTCTTATATCCGAACCAGGCGGCCTTCAGCGCGCTGAACTTCGGTGGCCACTACCAATCCCTGCGGTACCACGGAATCCTGACGGATGCCTGGCTGCTCGAGGCCTCCATCGCCAGGGCCGCCCATGACTACTCCGAGGTGCCCTCGGTCGACGAGTGGCAGCTCGTCGACTACACGCAAGGGGCCCCTCAGTACTCCGGAGGGAAAGGGCGATACGACGGCGAACACGACGGGGTCAATCTCCAGTACAACCTCAAGTCCAGCAACATTCTCGGCAGGCACGATATCCGCTATGGCCTCACCTATGAAGACGTCGGATGGAATTCGGTCTTCGCCTCGACCGGCCCGAGGGTCACCCTGAGGGACGGAAGGCAGACGGGATCCGGTGTGGGGATCAGTGCCCTCCCCGACCCCGAGCTCGGAGTCGTGTACCGCTTCGCCCGTTCCGGCCTCACCAGGGTACGCTCGAGCGACCAGCGCTACGGTGCGGCCTTTCTGCAGGACAAGTTCTTCGTCAGCGACCGTCTGACGATATCCGCCGGCCTCCGTTACGAGCGGCAGGAGCTGATCGGGGCCGCCAACAACGTCACCTTCGACAACAACTGGGCCCCCCGGCTCGCCGTCACCTGGGACCCGTCCGGATCCGGCCACATGAAGCTCTTTGCCAGCTACGGGCGCTTTTTCGCGCGGATTCCGAACGATCTGGCCCTGCTGACCTTCGGCGGAGGCGGCCGGGTCATCTGGGCCGATTACTACGACGCGGAGCTCACCCAGCCGATTCCGGACGGGGTCGAAGCGCTCGGTACCAGAGTCCACCTGCTGGTCTCGTCGGGAAGCCCGGCAACGGTCGATCCCGACGCCAAATCGACCTACATCCAGGAGGGCATAGTCGGCTTCGAGTTCGAGGCCCTGCCCCAGCTCACGCTCGGGATCCAGTACCTCTATCGCGACATGCCTCGCGTGCTCGAAGACGTCGCCAACGCAGCCGCAGTGCTGTACATGACCGGGGAGTCCGGCGATGTGGTGCGCTACATCGGCAACCCGCGGACGGGCTCTCCGAGCACGGTTCTCGACGTCGGCGCCTTCGAAGATCCGATCCACGAGTATCAATCGCTCGAGCTCACGGCCCACAAGCGTTTTTCGAACCGCTGGTCGTTCGTCGGCTCCTACCGGTACTCGAAGCTGGAAGGCACCTACGAGGGGTTCTACCGTAACGACAACAACCAGCCGAACCCCGCCATCTCGTCCATGTTCGACTACCCGACCAACGACCCGAGCTACACGGAGATCGGCGTCCCGGTGTACGGATTCCGGGGAGACATCAGGTATCTGGGCAAGCTCGGCGCGGGCCCTCTGCCCAACGACCGGCCGCACCAACTCAAGCTGTGGGGCAGCTACAACGTCACGGACTCACTCAACCTCGGTGCCGGCTTTCAGGCTTCGTCCGGACGGCCGCTGACGCCGTTCGCCGCCGATCCGGTGCTCGGCCGCGCCGGTGACATTCCCGAAGCACCCAGGGGCACGGGAATCGAAACCGAAGACGGCTTCAGGACACGGACGACGTCCAGCTACTCTCTCGACCTTCACGCAGACTACGGATTCACTCTTGGCCGAGGCCAGCTGGTGCTGGTGGCCGACATCTTCAACCTCTTCAACTCCCAGGACGTGGTCGACTACGACCAGAACACCGAGATCCAGCCGCAGGTCGACAACCCGGACTACGGCCGCCGGACTCTCTATCAGAGCCCTCGCTCCGTGCGCCTCGGAATCCGCTTTGATTTCTGA
- a CDS encoding DUF1737 domain-containing protein, translated as MTQIHEYELLSATYPAELSEAVNRRLAEGWSLCGSPFASGDEVFQAVVRATKPDDKRLRRKTSDARPSE; from the coding sequence ATGACCCAGATTCACGAGTACGAACTGTTGTCGGCGACCTACCCGGCGGAACTTTCCGAGGCAGTCAACCGGCGCCTGGCCGAAGGGTGGTCGTTGTGTGGCAGCCCGTTCGCGTCCGGCGACGAAGTCTTCCAGGCCGTGGTCCGCGCAACCAAGCCCGACGACAAGCGCCTCCGAAGAAAGACTTCGGATGCACGGCCCTCCGAGTAG
- a CDS encoding LysE family transporter: MFEFFVAAAVFGLSGGLSPGPLLTLVVSETLVRGRNAGLAVSLSPLITDGPVIAAAILLLARIENSKSALGVVSLAGGVLLTTYGIAGLRSAELKTTAVETEGRVRASLAKGVSVNFLNPNPYLFWLTIGTPILLRAHASGWIASVGFLVVFYACLVGSKCVLAVLVARSRAVLRGRAYVLIIRLLAVALLVFAAIFIRNGLSAFIG; the protein is encoded by the coding sequence ATGTTCGAGTTTTTCGTCGCAGCAGCCGTCTTCGGACTCAGCGGCGGGCTCTCGCCAGGGCCGCTGTTGACGCTGGTGGTCTCCGAGACCCTGGTTCGAGGACGAAACGCCGGCCTCGCGGTTTCGTTGTCACCGTTGATCACCGATGGTCCAGTCATCGCCGCAGCCATCCTCCTGCTCGCACGAATAGAGAACTCCAAGTCGGCCCTCGGGGTTGTCAGCCTCGCCGGCGGCGTTTTGCTGACGACCTACGGGATAGCCGGGCTTCGCAGCGCCGAGTTGAAAACCACTGCGGTCGAAACCGAAGGCAGAGTCCGGGCATCTCTCGCCAAAGGCGTATCCGTCAACTTCCTCAATCCGAACCCCTATCTCTTCTGGCTGACGATCGGGACTCCAATTCTTCTCCGAGCACACGCATCCGGCTGGATCGCCTCAGTTGGATTTCTCGTCGTCTTCTACGCCTGCCTGGTTGGCTCGAAATGTGTTCTGGCGGTGCTGGTCGCACGCTCCCGCGCCGTGTTGCGGGGTCGCGCCTACGTGCTGATCATCCGACTCCTCGCCGTGGCCCTCCTGGTATTCGCTGCAATCTTCATCAGGAACGGATTGTCGGCATTCATCGGCTGA
- a CDS encoding pirin family protein, which translates to MTQTRSIALLISGKPTMEGAGVRLNRVFGYPEVPKFDPFLLFDDFGSENPDDFIAGFPWHPHRGIETVTYMLDGEVEHSDSLGNEGVIGAGDVQWMTAGSGIIHQEMPRHTGGRLRGYQLWTNLPADEKMTAPRYRDLPSDTIPEISPHDGLRIRVIAGEVAGVRGPVDDVVVEPEYLDVTLEPDADFEHPTLSDRTAFAYAIEGRGRVGPNGSHELNRGQVALFTKGDSLLARATDVPFRILIVSGRPLGEPVAWSGPIVMNTREELATAFREYNDGTFIKKNE; encoded by the coding sequence ATGACCCAAACGCGTTCCATAGCGCTTCTCATTTCCGGAAAGCCCACCATGGAGGGAGCCGGCGTCCGCCTCAACCGCGTGTTTGGCTACCCCGAAGTACCGAAATTCGACCCGTTTCTCCTGTTCGACGATTTCGGTTCCGAAAACCCGGACGACTTCATTGCCGGCTTTCCCTGGCACCCCCATCGCGGCATCGAAACGGTGACCTACATGCTGGACGGCGAGGTCGAACACAGTGACAGCCTCGGAAACGAGGGGGTCATCGGAGCTGGCGACGTTCAGTGGATGACGGCTGGCAGCGGCATCATCCATCAGGAGATGCCTCGGCACACCGGTGGACGCCTGCGCGGTTACCAGCTCTGGACCAACCTGCCCGCCGACGAGAAGATGACCGCTCCGCGATACCGCGACCTCCCGAGCGACACGATCCCCGAGATCTCGCCGCACGACGGGCTCAGGATCAGAGTCATCGCCGGAGAGGTGGCCGGTGTTCGGGGACCCGTCGACGACGTCGTCGTCGAGCCGGAATATCTCGACGTGACCCTCGAGCCGGACGCCGACTTCGAGCACCCGACCCTCTCGGATCGGACTGCCTTCGCCTACGCCATCGAGGGGCGGGGACGCGTCGGCCCGAACGGTTCGCACGAGCTCAACCGCGGCCAGGTCGCGCTCTTCACCAAGGGCGACTCGCTCCTCGCTCGGGCGACGGATGTCCCCTTCCGCATCCTCATCGTCTCCGGCAGGCCTCTGGGCGAACCAGTCGCCTGGTCAGGCCCGATCGTGATGAATACCCGCGAAGAGCTCGCGACCGCCTTCCGCGAGTACAACGACGGAACGTTCATCAAAAAGAACGAATAG
- a CDS encoding MFS transporter, with the protein MSADYPPGSTEERVASYRNPELQAIFGVTLIAVLGVSSIAPALPRIAEVLGVTAGKVGLLVTAFTLPGVLLTTVAGILADRYGRLRVLLPGLILFAIAGTACFFAESLHVLIGLRVVQGVGASAIGSINVTLIGDLFVDRQRTTAMGLNASVLSVGTAAYPAVGGALAMIAWSAPFALALLALPVAVLAMRRLQVAPKGDKIDPGDYFRDLWGIVRRRDVLALFFASTSIFILLYGAYITFLPFLMAQRFGSTSLGIGLLMAFLSISTAITSANLGRLAAQLGEVKAMLVGFVVFAGGLALVPLVPSVWMLAVPAVLLGFAFATTIPVVMVLLTAIAPVDRRGAVMSLNGTVLRLGQTLGPPVMATVHRVAGINAVFFFSAFFALSLAALMAWAVPSTNSEFGIRNSE; encoded by the coding sequence TTGAGCGCCGATTACCCTCCCGGTTCGACCGAAGAGCGGGTTGCGTCCTATCGCAACCCCGAGCTGCAGGCGATCTTTGGCGTGACGCTGATCGCGGTGCTCGGAGTTTCATCAATTGCACCTGCCTTGCCGCGGATCGCGGAGGTCCTCGGCGTTACTGCAGGAAAGGTCGGACTTCTCGTCACCGCATTCACCCTCCCGGGCGTGCTTCTGACGACCGTTGCCGGGATCCTGGCGGATCGATATGGTCGGCTCCGCGTGCTGCTGCCCGGCCTCATCCTGTTCGCGATTGCCGGCACCGCGTGCTTTTTCGCCGAAAGCCTGCATGTGCTGATCGGTCTGCGGGTGGTGCAGGGGGTCGGCGCCTCGGCCATCGGTTCGATCAACGTGACGTTGATCGGCGACCTCTTCGTCGACCGTCAGCGGACAACCGCAATGGGTCTCAACGCCAGCGTGTTGTCGGTCGGTACCGCCGCCTACCCGGCGGTCGGAGGCGCGCTCGCGATGATTGCGTGGTCAGCGCCTTTTGCGCTCGCTCTGCTCGCCCTGCCGGTCGCCGTCCTCGCCATGCGCCGCCTGCAGGTGGCGCCGAAGGGCGACAAGATAGATCCGGGCGACTATTTCCGCGATCTCTGGGGAATCGTTCGCCGCCGCGACGTCCTGGCGTTGTTTTTTGCCAGCACCTCGATCTTCATCCTGTTGTACGGCGCCTACATCACGTTCCTGCCGTTCCTGATGGCGCAACGCTTCGGTTCGACCTCGCTTGGCATCGGTCTGCTGATGGCTTTCCTGTCGATATCGACCGCGATCACTTCGGCCAATCTCGGCCGGTTGGCTGCGCAGTTGGGCGAGGTCAAGGCCATGCTCGTCGGCTTTGTCGTCTTCGCCGGCGGCCTCGCTCTGGTCCCGCTGGTGCCGAGCGTCTGGATGCTGGCCGTTCCTGCGGTGCTGCTCGGCTTCGCCTTCGCCACGACGATCCCGGTGGTGATGGTCCTGCTGACGGCGATCGCACCTGTCGACCGGCGAGGTGCAGTGATGTCGCTCAACGGTACGGTCCTGCGTCTCGGTCAGACCCTCGGACCACCGGTGATGGCAACCGTCCATCGAGTGGCCGGCATAAACGCCGTCTTCTTCTTCAGCGCATTCTTCGCCCTCAGCCTCGCGGCCTTGATGGCGTGGGCGGTGCCGTCAACGAATTCGGAATTCGGAATTCGGAATTCGGAATGA
- a CDS encoding SDR family oxidoreductase: MDFSGKCVFITGGSRGIGRAVAAAFASRGARVAINYLRNEDAARETIDSLEGGPHQMVQGDVSDPESVHKMIESVIEQFGALDIVVNNAGIYIYHRLEEVDYDEWRQAWRDVLATNLFGPANVAYCAARYMIEHGGGRIVNVSSRGAFRGEPEGPAYGASKAGLNAFSQSLAQRLAPHGIFVGVVAPGFVDTDLASRVLDGPDGDAVRAQSPLGRVAKPEEVAHAVLFLASEGSEFSTGTIIDVNGASYLRT; encoded by the coding sequence ATGGATTTTTCCGGAAAATGCGTTTTCATCACCGGAGGTTCGCGCGGTATCGGGCGCGCGGTGGCGGCCGCGTTTGCCTCTCGAGGCGCTCGCGTGGCCATTAACTACCTCCGAAACGAGGATGCGGCGAGGGAGACAATCGATTCGCTCGAGGGCGGCCCACACCAGATGGTTCAGGGCGACGTCTCAGACCCGGAGTCGGTGCACAAGATGATCGAATCCGTGATCGAGCAATTCGGTGCCCTCGACATCGTCGTCAACAACGCCGGCATCTACATCTACCACCGCCTGGAAGAGGTCGATTACGACGAGTGGCGGCAGGCCTGGCGGGACGTGCTCGCGACCAATCTCTTCGGCCCGGCGAACGTCGCCTACTGCGCCGCTCGATACATGATCGAGCACGGTGGTGGCCGGATCGTCAACGTCTCGTCCCGTGGGGCCTTCCGCGGTGAACCCGAAGGGCCCGCGTACGGTGCGAGCAAGGCCGGGCTCAACGCGTTCAGCCAGTCTCTCGCCCAGAGGCTGGCACCTCACGGGATCTTCGTCGGGGTCGTGGCGCCCGGCTTCGTCGACACCGACCTCGCTTCCCGGGTCCTCGACGGGCCCGACGGCGACGCGGTCCGCGCCCAGAGCCCCCTCGGTCGAGTCGCCAAACCGGAAGAGGTCGCGCACGCGGTGCTCTTTCTCGCATCGGAAGGTTCGGAGTTTTCGACCGGAACCATCATCGACGTCAATGGAGCGTCCTACCTCCGAACTTAG